TAGAATATGAATTTGTGACTCATTTTGACAGTCGTATCATTAAGGTATGGACATTGTCTATTCCCTAAACATGCTAAGGAGATAAGCCCAATCATTAAAGATCAAAGTGACCTTATCACGTATTGACTATTGATTGGTAGGCAGTCCTGCATCACGAAAAGTCTAAATGGCGTGACCTAAAGATAAGAAGTTTGGCAACATCTTAGCTTTAATGTGAGGAAGATAAAGATAGTCGATATAGAATGTCAAAGATCAGACATGTACACCGATTATCTCTTGATTGGGGTCGGGCGGCAGCGGAAGCTATTTTCAGGTGCacgatttcaattcaaaagaagGAACATCATGGAAAATCTACCGTTtcgatcaatttaggttgcCAAGTCAAAGGAAACCACCCTCTTTCTCTGGCCTTCGTGAAGGATATATGAACCCAACCTTTCCCAAATACCGATCCAATTCCTTGAATTAAGAAACAATCAAAACATGCAGTCCTTGCAGAGGAAACTAATTCTCGCGCTGCTTGCAGTTTTCATCTTCCCTCTCTGCTTCGCTCCAAATGAAGCGGCGAACGCGGCAAACACTTTGTGCTGGTCCACGGGGCGTGTCATGGCGCGTGGTGCTGGTACAAGGTGGCAACCTTGCTGAGATCATCCGGTCACAACGTCACAACGATCGATTTGGCCGCCTCTGGCATCAACCCGATTCAAGCTAGCTCACTCCTTTCGATTTCCGACTACTTCAAGCCCCTAAGAGATGTCATGGAAGGTTTATCTCGCATGAGCAAGTGATCCTTTTAGGCCACAGCTTTGGTGGATTGGCTCTTTCTCATGTCATAGAGAGATACCCAAAGAAAATTGCAGTTGCTGTATTTGTCATTGCCTTGATGCCTGGTCCGATACTTAATATCACTATGGTCTATGCTGAGGTATGCTAATTTCGAATCGGTATGATCACTGATGCAATTTTCTCTATTAGATTTCAATTTATGTGACACAATACTAGCGAAATAATAAGTACATACACTACCTAAAACGAATCAATTCTGTGGCATTTATTCTATTTGGCAACTTTtccttataattttattatcatGAAAAGtcaattctaataaaaaaaagcaGTTATATCCTCAATTGACCACTGTGATGACTTCTCTGCTGTTCCTTGTGTCCGAAGTCGTCGAGAAGGACGGGTTCTCTAGGAGACATCCACTATAGCTATGACAAATGGGCCAAACAACCCGCCGACCGCCTACACACTCGGCCCAATGTTCTTGGCCTCGAGGGCCTATCAACTCAGCCCGATTCAGGTACCTCGGAAAttctcaaaatcaatcaaattggagCTCCTCTTTAATAAaaacaacttcttctttttcccttcctgTAGGATTGGACGTTGGCCAACACGCTAATGAGACCGCAACGCCTGTTCAACGACGAGGACATGACGAGGGAAATAACGTTGTCCGAGCAAAATTACGGGTCTGTCCGAAGGGTTGCTGTCATATCCGAGGACGACAAGCTAATAGACAAGGACTTCATGCTGTGGATGATCGAGAGGAACCCACCGGACCAAGTGCTGGAGGTGAAAGGTTCAGATCATATGGTCATGATGTCCAAGCCTATGCGACTGCTCGCCCTCCTTCAGCACATTGCCAATATTACCCATTACTAATATGTTTCAGGTCCGACATATTCTTGCCTAGCGTTTATTTTTCTGGATGCCAACCAGATCTCCGTGATCCGTTCTTATTAGACCAATGAATAATTGACTCATTTCTAAACCCATAAAGATAATTTGGGCATAAATGAGTTTAAACATAATATGATTATTAATAATTTGgagaatttaattgatttagaGAATTAAGAATACTTCGTCACTTCCAAACGATGGTGTACATAAGGCAATAGCATGATCAATGAGCTATAAAGATAACTAAGACCTGGAGAAACCTCGAGCAAAGATGGTGCAACAGAACTAGGTGATCTTGGTAGACCACCCTGCTGAACGGTTTCGGCAAGGTTGACAACAGAATGCTCGAGCCTGAGTATTTATCATTATACAATCAACCCGATatcaatacaaaataatagcacaatatatataaaatataaccATAAACACTTGAAGAAGGTGGTTGGCCTAAAACAAAACTTTGGAAAGGTGCACCCAAAACTCTACTTATTAATTAGCAGCAAAATGCCTATGCAATGCCCCACCAGCTTCCCCCACCCAAAATAACAACCcaatgagagagaagaagaaagcaaaggAAATCGTGCAGCATCTAAGTTCTGTCATTCTTCTCAAGAAACCCTTCCAACTCGGCACCAAGTGCTTGTGCACATTGACATACTTGCAAaccttttctcccttctttctcACAACGGACTCCACAAACCACATAGATCACCAAACATCCAACATCTCTCTACACAAAATGGTGAAGCGATACTATGCTATTAAACATACTTATGAACTAGATCAGTGCCCCCTTTCCACGCAATTCCCAAAGCTTGCGCTGCACCTGAAGCCAAATTCTCCACAGAATTATCAAAAGCCTTCAATTTCTGCACACACAATAAGAGAGGTCAACCAAAGAGGATTAATAATTTGGCATTGCGGTGATCATTCTTCCATAATCATAtctaaataaaacaatttgaaaGCATAGACTACCAGCACAGTATGTAATCCATCAGGCACGAATAAGTAAGCAAAGAGAAAGCTCCTGATAATCAGCTGAAGTGAGAAAGGTTTTcaggggaaaaaataaagaataaaccCCACAACCTGATGACATAAGATGCTGGACAATGAGGCAGAGTCTGAATGCTAACTAATCATTGGAGCAACAATCACTGAATATcagaaaaaagacaaatagcAACACTCAAtgcagcaatttttttttcaatggaatGTGATTGGTCCGTGATTTTAATGGGAACGGCACACATCTGAGAACCAAGGGATAAAAGTATAAATAGACTAATGTGCTAACTATCTCTATGCAGCTAAAAAATATACGAAATCTGGGCAAAAAAAAGGACACTTGACATTAATTCACTTGCCTGGCCAAGAAGCGATTCTTCACTTGCATTCTCCAGCTTCTCCAGTGCAGATTTCCGCCGCTGGTCACTCTCATCCTCCTTTTCCTCTAACACAGCAGACTCATCtgccccttcttcctccttggaagAATCTGAGCTCTCATCAACGTTTTGAATATCGGAAATGCTCTTCGTAGCATTTTTAGCAGCCTCAGCAGCCTAAATCTATAAAGCGCAGGTTAAATAAAATGCACAACCAAGGACCTCTTAACATTACAGACCTTGAAGTAGGAACTTATGGTAAGCCAAATTCCTAGTAATCTGATAAGTGCAATGTTAAAACAAATTCGTGAATGACTTAATCATTGTCATAAGTAGAGGACAGACTATTGACCCAACAAATTCGTAaacaatttaatcattttcataAGCAATTAGATCTTCTCCTAAGTCCGGACCTCTGAACACTGTTATAACATACAAACGGACTATCAACACAACATTGTACTCAGCTATTTGTGGTCATTTTCAGATCCCAGTGGTAGCTAATAATACCCAAAACATTTGATTGAGTGCAAAACCAAACTCTCTCGATCAGGAAAATTTTGTGGTGCGCTAGGTCGTCTCTTCATGATTGCTTTTTGTCCAGTTCTTTTCCACATAATAtgttttcttttgacaaaatatTTGGACTCGAGCTAGAATCTATCGAATGCAGACGAGCCCAACAGGGCATGAATTCCAGAAACTCAAATCACGTTAACCTCTGAAAAGCAGGCCATCATCTATGTAACGTGACAATCAAAGAAGCAGCAGGGCGTCTCTTTGGTTGCGAACTGTGTTCATGTCCTGAGCTTGTACGTGCAGCTAGTAGTTCAGCTGCGATTCTCTTTGTTTGGAGCGCAATGAAGACAACTTACTACGAGATCCACAAGACACA
Above is a window of Eucalyptus grandis isolate ANBG69807.140 chromosome 9, ASM1654582v1, whole genome shotgun sequence DNA encoding:
- the LOC104420529 gene encoding salicylic acid-binding protein 2, which encodes MSKITSEIEGCSGTGALTRSSFLGIISCLPFSCGERGKHFVLVHGACHGAWCWYKVATLLRSSGHNVTTIDLAASGINPIQASSLLSISDYFKPLRDVMEERYPKKIAVAVFVIALMPGPILNITMVYAEDWTLANTLMRPQRLFNDEDMTREITLSEQNYGSVRRVAVISEDDKLIDKDFMLWMIERNPPDQVLEVKGSDHMVMMSKPMRLLALLQHIANITHY